GCTTTTGTTGTGGATAAGGAAATAAACACGTTGTTACATATACGCGCGCACACACCTCTGATGTGGGGAAATCTTGTCAAACCAGCATGTCCTTGATTCATAACCATGCTTGGCTCTGGACTCTGGTGGATCCGTTCTGCACATAGACTTTGGTGGATTTATTCTGTACATCtattgtgtttgcatgtcttttttttagccTTAGAACCAGTCAAATCTGCAAGCTCATGTTTCATCAGCTCTGGCAGATACCAACCCTTGGAAAACAAACTGAACCTATAGATGGCTACAGCTGATGTGAAACTTTGTGTTCAAGTACGACTTTTCAAATGAATGGCTAAAAAGACATGTTAGATGATCAAAGCTTTTATGTAATGACAATACTTTCAGCTGCTGAAAATATTCCTCTCTCCGTCATCCTTCATGAACCTTTTGGCAAGTAGCCATGGTGACGTGACTAGAGCATGGCCGATATTAGgtatttcccgatctatcggcaTGTATAATGGCCAATAAAtcattctgataaatgaatgtttaaaaaaaaaagtcaaccaTTTTACGAgtgttgctgttgtatagtttgtccaccagagggcgctctataACGTCCCCGTTGGCAACACtcttacttttgtttgtttttgttccaagTTTCAtacatcttaagtttgtatttttttatttaatatatttttgatgttcctctgttctgttgtgacaaaacaaattacacaatttttttagtgagaacttataaataactgttttaaatctgttttgttacgtgtttctggatatattttttttcagcgTTGCTGGGATTAGTAACTGTAACATAATCACTCTTTTAGAAATTGTGATCCCTTACACTACTCGTTACTGTGGAAAGtaatattacagtatatatttcTAAGTCATGCTTCACTGCTCACCAGGAAGCTTTTCTACATTTGGTAATATACTGATTCTAATTTTAGAGCGGTCTGATTgatttcctcttcttctctggaCTTGGCCGTGGGTGACGTCGGTTGCACGTCTCAGCGTCGCAGACGAGCAGAGCTAAATGCTGTTTGTTCTCCTTCCCTGTCACATTACAGTGATGCTAGCCAGAGACTAGGGTGGACTGGAGATCGCACAAAGCAGATGTGGCATTAGTGTGTACTGCTGgttccccccctccctcccttgcTTCTCTTATGATGTCAGCAGTTCCCTGTGTGCTGAAGCCTAATCAGGTCTTTTCATTTAGAGAGTGATTTACAACTCTGCGGTGGCAATTCTGGATTTACAAGGGCCGAAGCAGTCAGAAAAGATGAGACGCATGTGATTAAGGTGATTTTTGGTCGCATAGTATCTGCATCAGTAGAAAAGAACGGGTCggttatttccctttttttaaacacaaggaAAAATTCCCTAGATGGAGCCATGTTGGATTGTTAAGCGGAACCAAAACTGACATAGTGTTGACCCTGTCTTATTTCACTTCTGCTTCACTATTTAGCTGAGACTTCTGTTTTCTGCCATCATGTCGTATCTACTAGCTAGGCTATTGGATGGCGTGTACGCGTAGTTTATTTAATGGAGtaatcttctctctctcttccctacCAGCCTTGGGAGCAGCCTATGGCACAGCCAAGAGCGGCACAGGGATAGCCGCCATGTCCGTGATGAGGCCGGAGCTCATCATGAAGTCCATCATCCCAGTGGTCATGGCGGGTATCATAGCCATCTACGGCCTGGTAGTAGCAGTGCTGATTGCCAACAACATCTCAGAGAAGGTCACCCTCTACAAGTGAGTTCAGCTGATCAAATCTATtgtctacatttctttttattgcatttctcAACAAGTTTGAGACAACCTTGCGTAGTAAAGGCTCGTTTACTCGGCTGTACGGGTGTGGTGGTCTAGCCCTGTCACTTGTCGGTCTCTGCATAAGCCATAACAAAAACCGCTGTTcctttgtcattttattattgtaaatccCCTGAAAGGACAAAAACCAACAATGACTTTTCATCCTGCAAGCAAAGGtcatctgtgttgttgttggatCAGTTTACAGTCTTGGAAGTTGGAACAGTAAATTAAGCAGAAACAATAGTAGATTTGGTCTCAGTTCCATGAATATAAAAGATGTTCTGACTTTGGCATGTTTAGTCAAAATTTCCTCAATTGCTTTAATTGTTAACCCAGATCCCTTGTGCTGacaaaccgtgtgtgtgtgtgtgtttaggagtTTCCTCCATCTGGGAGCGGGGCTGAGCGTGGGCCTCAGTGGGCTGGCAGCAGGCTTCGCAATTGGCATTGTGGGCGACGCCGGCGTGAGGGGCACAGCTCAACAGCCGAGGCTTTTTGTGGGCATGATCCTCATCTTGATTTTCGCCGAGGTCCTGGGTCTCTACGGGCTTATTGTCGCCCTGATTCTCTCCACGAAATAAACACCCAAGCATCTTGAAGATCTGTCCTTTATGTTGCTGCTggagaaaaagtgtaaaaatgtctGCCACTCAAGATGAAAGAAGGCgggggaaaaaatgaattaaaaatggcTCCATAAATATGGTCTTATCTCAACAATGTGTACAGTTGTCCCAATTTGATAGTCAACTTGTAAATGCGCAATGTAGTgatttttgtctgtcttgtgcgtgtgtaggtgtgtgtgtgttccaaaaTTGTATGATGCAgactccttttttttccctccacttATTTCAGGCCTTGAGGCCAGCTGAGGCAGCTTGGCCTCCGGTCTTAGAGAGCTGACCAAAGGGCCGCACAGCTTTTTCTCCTCCTATATCGACTTGGGAGTTGACACAATTTCTGCATTAATCTTGAGGATCTATTTGTAAAGAGATATGTATATGGACTTACGATTTTTTTCAACTGATTTTATTTATAAGAAAATTGTTCATTGAATTGTTTAATGCAGCAAAAGTCTTTAATTCCCCAGGTTATATTATACATCCATACAgagatatatctatatctatatatatctatatatatctatatctatatatatatctatatatatatatctatctatatatatctatatctatatctatatctatatctatatatatatatatatctctacaTAGATTGAGTTGATGCACTGTGGGTTAATTGTGATAAGTGGTTGGAATTCCTCTGGATGTAATTCTTGGTTTAAAAGTAAGATTGCCTTTAGTATGTTGCTGGTGAAGTGGGAGTTTTGTGTGTAGCTGTATTCTAATCATTAAGCAAACATTCTCAAACTTCAGTGTTTTTCCTGTAGTACTGTTATTTGCattaaaggtgtgtgtgcgcCCCGTATTGGGTCTCACAAGTGTAATTTCCAAATTTCATCTCCATCTTCTTCACCCCCTCCCATCTGTGGCTGTACTTCCACATTCCAGTCATTTAGGTCCTGCATGGGTTTcagtgttttgttgctgttggaTACGAAGCTGAAGAGCAGGCTAGTTTCAGAAGATTTAAACCAGATCAAAATGTCATGTCTTAggcccacaaaaaaaaattaaataattaagaaAATTAAGAAGACTTGTTTGCTATGGTTTGTAGCATGCAGTAGGAATCTAGTGAGATTAGTGTTTGGCCTAGTTTCATACAAGGACTGGTCCTATTTGATCTGGGggttgttttctgaaaatggaaCTGCTGCTGACGCATTAACTAAAGCGCCAATCTCCAATCCTGTATTACCACTGATACTGAAGTTATCCTGATGTGGACATGTCTGTCACAATCGAATTAAAGAAGATTCCAACTTAGATTTGACTGGCTTCCAAACACagtatcatttattttactgtgacaCGCAAGTCTTACATTGACAACATGACTTGgctgcaaaatatattttttttacagggtTCATGTCTTCACTGAGGTGAGAGCTGATAATCTTTACACTGGTTAACAACTCATGAATTACAAACTCAGACAAAGCCTGCATCTGACTGTTGCCAGGTATAAAAATAATCAGTAAATAGTTTACTGTACAGGACAAATGCAGCATAGAAATCATTACATCTGCACAATGACTGTTCAACATTACTTTTTACAGAGCCTATGTACTGAGAGTGTGTTAGCAAAATACAGTTAAACATGGCTCAAGAGGCTTGGAGGCTGTCAAGCAGAGTCTGAGAAATGCTGCTGATGGCACTGAAGGTGGCGCTGTCTGGAAATGACTGCATGAAGTCTTTGCCCTCCTCTATACAGGTGCTGAGCAGAGGATCCAAGGGCACACAACCTGAAACGGAATAGACATCGTTGATTACTGATCACACCTTAACCAGTGAAGAGCAATACTGTAGTTTCACAGCACTGCTAAAATGGATTCACAGCACTGTGACGCCTGAAAATATCACGCAAGTGACAGCCCAATTAATGAAAATCTATCATTTCTCACAGAGATCGATCTTCACACAAAGCGGCTAACAGCTGAGGGAAACCATTTAATGATGTATTAATGATCGATAAGAACGCATAATGCATTCACTAAAGCATTTTAAACCTGCTGCTGCACTGACATCTGGATCGACCATTTTAGCAGCATGGCAGTGATGCAAAATGCCTCCTAAATCATGAATGGTGGGTCAGTCACAGTGTGCAGTGACACCTTGTGGCTGGAAGCGAACACTAAATGTGCTTCAATCCAATCGATCTCACCTAGGAAAACGGATCCGGTCAGCTTGGCTAACTCTTCACCCCCACCTTTTGAGAATATATTGCTGCACTCCTGAAAAGAAAGAATGTGTTAACGGATATTTTGAACTTTGACAGCACTACAGCGATTGATTTGCAGATGACCTTTATATCATTTATAGTGTTCCATTCTTGGATGCACATTACTGTAACAACAATCTCAATTGTATGAACAGTTTACATACTGAGCAGTGTGGACAAACAAATCCACTCATGTTCTCGATGATGCCCAGGATCCGTACACCCGTCTTCTTACAGAAGGTGATCTCTCTCCTCACATCCCCCGTGGATACTGCCTGTTGGCCAACACAAGACCAGCGACAACAACCGTCAACGGATGTCATGCAACTTAGAAAGGTTTCTTGTTAGGCTCCAGTCTACACTACAGTACATATCTGTGGTACAGTACTCTCTGTGGACTTGTGGGTACCTGAGGGGTGGTGACCAAAACTGCTCCAtccactttgtgttttttaaggttCTCCAGTACCGCCAAATGCTCGTCTGAAGTCCCTGGCGGTGTGTCCACCAGCAGCACATCCAGCTCTCCCCATGCTACATCCGACACAAACTGGGCAATCATGGCTGTGGGACAGGACATTCAGAGACGGAGAAGATATTGGGCAGAAGAAAGGGAGTTCAAGTTCACTGGTTTAAGTTGAGACATAGATGTTAAAGCAGACAACCAGAATATCAtaagattatattttattagtGTGTAATTCCttcaaaaaaatcacaaaacaatcATGATAAAGTATGCTGGTACAGACCCCTAAAATAAGTGCTGTGCCCAAAATAGGTCTATTAAATAGTGTCACAGACAAGTACTACTGCAGAATAGCTTACCCGTTTTCTTTGGCCCCCTCCACACCACTGCTTCATCTGGGTCCTCCAGCAGAAAGCCGATGGACATGAGCGCCAGGCTCTTCTCAGCATCAGTGTAGACCGGCACCCATCCTGAGTCACACTGGTGCACGTCAGTCTGGCCCACATTCAGCATGCGGGGGATACTAGGCCCACACAGGTCAACGTCCAGGATTCCAACCTGATGGACACATAGTTTGATTAATTAGTCAATTTACTTAGTGCTGCCTCAACATGTCTCATCATTTGTAAGATCACAAGTAAGATATTGtggacagaaagaaaactgaTAAATACTAAATGTAAGAATGACAATTGATTGCAATTGCTTATTGATAAGCAACATATGGACTATTTCATGCATTATATTTAGTAATGGTTTTTGTACATGAACGGCAACTACGTCTCTTTAATGGCTCCTCGTGTGTTTTGAATAGAATAACAGCATTTCAGCATACTGACACTGAGTGTTCTGCTGCCCATACACGCAGCTGGTCAATGAACTCACCTTTTTGCCCGCGTGCCTGAGCGCCAGTGCCAACTCTGTGGTGATGGTGCTCTTGCCCACCCCACCCTTCCCTGACAGAACCAACACAACATGCCGCACCTGGGCCAAGTTCCCGTCTCCTAtggaaaggagaaagaaaacagtttaGTTCGGCAGTTCATTTCTGGAGTTTTGTCAGGTCGTTTATCTCGCGAGAGTATGTCATTGGAACTGTCAAAGTAATCCGAACCTTGGGCCAGAGGGAAACGTCGCAGTTAGTGAAGGCGGGTCGAGGTCACACGTTCAACATAGCTATGTAGGCCTAGTGCCTTCGGAACATGTTAAACATCATTATCTATGCAATGGCATTTTATCAGTACGTTACACTACCCGAGGGTATAAAAACCTTACCTTAAGCAATAAGTAACGTTAAAACTTAAGCTGACTTCCACTTAGCTTCCGCTAGCCAGCCAAGGAGCCTGTTAAGCTataaattgaataattaaaaaaaaactgtatagcTAGTTTCTGACAGGAGACATCTCTAAACAACGACGATACAGTTCGTGTAACGTTACTGAGGCGAGAACTCAAGATAGGAACGTAGCCTCTTATTGGACTTTGTTGACCCCCGGTAACTTGACTTACCATTATTTTGTTCCATATTTTGAATtaacgcatgcacacacaacacagagctAAATTACTTCCGTATATCGTCATGCGCCACCTAGCCAATCACACAGTGCATGTTACATTTAAGTCCCGCCTCATTTCCAACGCCACCAATAATATGCCGCTGCTTACCATGGTGCATTCAATCGCACAACTAACCAATCTATTGTAAAACGGGATTATCATGTTTAGTGAACCGTTTAACatgtcttttacttttaactaaGATGACGACTTGTGATTTTAAGTACATTATGGGCTCGTTATTTTATCAAGTAAGTAGACCACGCATTATACTTTTATTTGCACAACGGCCACAGTTGTTGTTATGCATGGATGGGTAGCCAACGACTCTGGGTAAAGGTaactaaaaatatataacatgacTCCTCCCCCACTTGAGTCTCTTATCCAATCGGAACACGATAAGGGCGTGGACAAGTGATGTTTACGTCTAGCTTGCTACAAAGTGGGACAGAGTGTAAACTGCACCTGTCACAAGGTCGGACCTTCTGACGTCCTGTAGAAGCAGACTCGCATTCAAATGAGCCACTGCAAGACCGTGCATAGAACGACCACTGTAAGGTAAGAGCTTAACTGCTGTTAAAATGGAGATACTGTGGTTCACTGAGTTTACTAACTTAGTTAAGATAAAGATGCAGCAACGTCGGCTGCAGTTTTACTGAATATCCCCTACGTGCAGTATGTGCTGAGATTTAAACATGCATGCTTTTAGTAAACAGGTTTCCTGAGGTGGACGGAATGAGCGTCTGGTGTATTTGAATAGAAAGTCTGGGTAGGACATGGACAGTGGTGTGCTGTCAGTGAATATCTGAGACCTGCAGTCAGGCGTCACTGTCACTGTCCCACTGCCAGGCAGAATATGGCTGTATAGGTACTGTAGTCTTGGCTGGGCTGCCAAGATgatgcatttactgtatgtaggGTAAGGTCCAATTAAAGTGAGACTAGCTGCAGTCTAACTAATCTAAATTATTGGCAGTTATCTCCTGCACCTGCTTGCAAAGCAGTCATCAGCTGCTGTGTTCAGTGGTGGCATAAACCAAGACATGCTATCAGGTTTAGGTACAGCgtttaataaatatgttgtctattgttaatgttgttgtaAGTGTAAACTATATGTTATCATGATATTAAACATCTCTATTATAGTTGTAAAACAGAGtaaaataatagttttgttCTCATCCAAATGATTCAATTAGAACTTGATGGTTTTGATTACTGAAAACAGTTCAACATAGAAAAGATGTCTTTTAAAAGCAAACATATTAGTCAGTTCTGTTTCTGTTCAATGCATTTGGACC
This sequence is a window from Etheostoma cragini isolate CJK2018 chromosome 21, CSU_Ecrag_1.0, whole genome shotgun sequence. Protein-coding genes within it:
- the atp6v0cb gene encoding ATPase H+ transporting V0 subunit cb, which encodes MSAEAPEYSPFFAVMGASAAMVFSALGAAYGTAKSGTGIAAMSVMRPELIMKSIIPVVMAGIIAIYGLVVAVLIANNISEKVTLYKSFLHLGAGLSVGLSGLAAGFAIGIVGDAGVRGTAQQPRLFVGMILILIFAEVLGLYGLIVALILSTK
- the nubp2 gene encoding cytosolic Fe-S cluster assembly factor nubp2 isoform X1; the encoded protein is MEQNNGDGNLAQVRHVVLVLSGKGGVGKSTITTELALALRHAGKKVGILDVDLCGPSIPRMLNVGQTDVHQCDSGWVPVYTDAEKSLALMSIGFLLEDPDEAVVWRGPKKTAMIAQFVSDVAWGELDVLLVDTPPGTSDEHLAVLENLKKHKVDGAVLVTTPQAVSTGDVRREITFCKKTGVRILGIIENMSGFVCPHCSECSNIFSKGGGEELAKLTGSVFLGCVPLDPLLSTCIEEGKDFMQSFPDSATFSAISSISQTLLDSLQAS
- the nubp2 gene encoding cytosolic Fe-S cluster assembly factor nubp2 isoform X2; its protein translation is MEQNNDGNLAQVRHVVLVLSGKGGVGKSTITTELALALRHAGKKVGILDVDLCGPSIPRMLNVGQTDVHQCDSGWVPVYTDAEKSLALMSIGFLLEDPDEAVVWRGPKKTAMIAQFVSDVAWGELDVLLVDTPPGTSDEHLAVLENLKKHKVDGAVLVTTPQAVSTGDVRREITFCKKTGVRILGIIENMSGFVCPHCSECSNIFSKGGGEELAKLTGSVFLGCVPLDPLLSTCIEEGKDFMQSFPDSATFSAISSISQTLLDSLQAS